One part of the Streptomyces nigra genome encodes these proteins:
- a CDS encoding AMP-dependent synthetase/ligase — translation MGVRRDLKRAAQRTELLERGEVEVVKDAGGVVREARTPALVPRPATGSIADLPHTNAAEAPDAVVLRRHTGDGWRPMTAAEFAREVTAVAKGLIAAGLEPGGRVAVMSRTRYEWTVLDFAIWAAGGQSVPVYATSSADQIEWIVRDSGARHVVTETAQNTATVTTGTAGHEQPPHIWELDDDALGTLTALGRHLSDEEVVKRRAALTPDTVATICYTSGTTGRPKGCVLTHGNLHAEAANTVELLHPVFQAVTGQTASTLLFLPLAHILGRTIQIACLMGRIEIGHWPSIKPDELRPALREFRPTFLVGVPYLFEKIHDTGRATAEKLGRGASFDRAHRIAVRFAEAHLSRFLGTGKGPGIGLWAAWALYDLLVYRRVRKELGGRLRYAISGGSPLDRDLNLFFYAAGILVYEGYGLTETTAAATIVPPLRPRPGTVGRPVPGTAVRIADDGEVLIEGGIVFGAYRNDPAATDAVLRDGWFATGDLGALDEDGYLTITGRKKDILVTSGGKNVSPAVLEDRLRSRPPVGQCLVVGDGRPFVGALITLEPDAVAHWLAVRKMPAGTPMSEVVQDPRMLADVQKAVDHANAAVSRAESIRAFRLVEGEWTEDNGLLTPSLKVKRQAVTQVYAADIEELYGS, via the coding sequence GCGAGGCCCGCACCCCGGCGCTCGTGCCCCGCCCGGCGACCGGCAGCATCGCCGACCTGCCCCACACCAACGCGGCCGAGGCGCCCGACGCCGTCGTCCTGCGCCGGCACACCGGCGACGGCTGGCGGCCGATGACGGCGGCGGAGTTCGCCCGCGAGGTCACCGCCGTCGCCAAGGGGCTGATCGCCGCCGGACTGGAACCCGGCGGCCGGGTCGCCGTCATGTCCCGCACCCGCTACGAGTGGACCGTGCTGGACTTCGCGATCTGGGCGGCCGGCGGGCAGAGCGTGCCGGTGTACGCCACCTCGTCCGCCGACCAGATCGAGTGGATCGTCCGCGACTCCGGCGCCCGGCACGTCGTCACCGAGACCGCGCAGAACACCGCCACGGTCACGACGGGCACCGCCGGGCACGAACAGCCCCCGCACATCTGGGAGCTGGACGACGACGCCCTCGGCACGCTCACCGCGCTCGGCCGCCACCTGTCCGACGAGGAGGTCGTCAAGCGCCGTGCCGCCCTCACCCCCGACACGGTCGCGACGATCTGCTACACCTCCGGCACCACCGGCCGGCCCAAGGGCTGCGTCCTCACCCACGGCAATCTGCACGCCGAGGCGGCCAACACCGTGGAACTGCTGCACCCCGTCTTCCAGGCGGTCACCGGCCAGACCGCCTCCACCCTGCTCTTCCTCCCGCTCGCCCACATCCTCGGCCGCACCATCCAGATCGCCTGCCTGATGGGCCGAATCGAGATCGGCCACTGGCCCAGCATCAAACCCGACGAACTGCGCCCCGCGCTCCGGGAGTTCCGGCCCACCTTCCTCGTCGGCGTCCCCTACCTCTTCGAGAAGATCCACGACACCGGCCGGGCCACCGCCGAGAAGCTGGGCCGCGGCGCCTCCTTCGACCGCGCCCACCGCATCGCCGTCCGCTTCGCCGAGGCCCATCTGAGCCGTTTCCTCGGCACCGGCAAGGGCCCCGGCATCGGACTGTGGGCCGCCTGGGCCCTGTACGACCTGCTGGTCTACCGCCGGGTCCGCAAGGAGCTCGGCGGCCGGCTGCGCTACGCCATCAGCGGCGGCTCCCCGCTCGACCGCGACCTCAACCTGTTCTTCTACGCCGCCGGCATCCTCGTCTACGAGGGCTACGGCCTGACCGAGACCACCGCCGCCGCCACCATCGTCCCGCCGCTCAGGCCCCGCCCCGGCACGGTCGGCCGGCCCGTCCCCGGCACCGCCGTCCGTATCGCCGACGACGGCGAGGTGCTCATCGAGGGCGGCATCGTCTTCGGGGCCTACCGCAACGACCCGGCCGCCACCGACGCCGTGCTGCGCGACGGCTGGTTCGCCACCGGCGACCTCGGCGCCCTCGACGAGGACGGCTACCTCACCATCACCGGCCGCAAGAAGGACATCCTCGTCACCTCCGGCGGCAAGAACGTCTCCCCGGCCGTCCTGGAGGACCGGCTGCGCAGCCGCCCGCCCGTCGGCCAGTGCCTCGTCGTCGGGGACGGGCGCCCCTTCGTCGGCGCCCTCATCACCCTCGAACCCGACGCGGTGGCGCACTGGCTCGCCGTCCGCAAGATGCCCGCCGGCACCCCGATGTCCGAGGTCGTCCAGGACCCCCGGATGCTCGCCGACGTCCAGAAGGCGGTCGACCACGCCAACGCGGCCGTCTCACGCGCCGAGTCGATCCGCGCCTTCCGGCTCGTCGAGGGGGAGTGGACCGAGGACAACGGCCTGCTCACCCCGTCGCTGAAGGTCAAGCGGCAGGCCGTCACCCAGGTGTACGCGGCCGACATCGAGGAGCTGTACGGCAGCTGA